One region of Microbacterium sp. M28 genomic DNA includes:
- a CDS encoding glycoside hydrolase family 2 protein — translation MMPRATIQDGSYPRPRLVRESWTPLDGDWSFAYDDADHGLSERWFAAVDESVFPLSITVPFVPESAASGLGETGYHAVVWYRRVITARRRPGVRVILHFGAVDHEARVWVDGQQVAVHRGGQTAFSADITDALGDGDEHVIVVRAHDDPHDTELPRGKQDWRESPHGIWYQRSTGIWRSVWCEEVAEQHVVSFDSTFESTRATVGVQIVLAHQPSAGQRVRVALHHDEKPLGSAVFDALSTRVGGSIELPVLRNAQEREHFLWSPEHPTLIDVTVDVLDEEDDVLDQVGSYVGLRTTEVDRGWFVLNSHPYYIRSVLQQGYWPDSHLTAPSPEAYRTEVEAIKALGFNAARIHQKVEDPRFHFWADRLGLLLWGETAGAYEYTPRAAAALMSDWSEIVEQYRGHPSIVTWVPINESWGVQDMHRSRQQREFVQAIASFTRALDPTRPVVSNDGWEHIDSDIIAIHDYTTDPEALAANYASLDAVRTLLAGPGPANRRPTLVETRASIDDGLPLMVTEFGGISYAGEGTWGYAVVNTDEDYRLTVGGLFAALHASPVVTGFCYTQLTDTLQEANGLLRADRSPKLPFEVLRSLVTGTPAGAV, via the coding sequence ATGATGCCTCGTGCCACCATCCAGGACGGCAGCTACCCGCGACCTCGCCTCGTGCGCGAGAGCTGGACGCCGCTGGACGGCGACTGGAGCTTCGCCTATGACGACGCGGACCACGGGCTGAGTGAACGATGGTTCGCCGCGGTCGACGAAAGCGTGTTCCCGCTGTCGATCACGGTGCCCTTCGTGCCGGAGAGCGCGGCATCCGGCCTCGGCGAAACGGGGTATCACGCGGTCGTCTGGTACCGCCGTGTGATCACCGCGCGTCGCCGCCCTGGCGTACGAGTGATCCTGCACTTCGGCGCCGTCGATCACGAGGCGCGCGTATGGGTCGACGGACAGCAGGTCGCCGTGCACCGCGGAGGCCAGACCGCCTTCAGCGCCGACATCACGGACGCGCTCGGTGACGGAGACGAGCACGTCATCGTGGTGCGTGCGCACGATGATCCGCACGACACCGAGCTCCCTCGAGGAAAGCAGGACTGGCGGGAGAGCCCGCACGGCATCTGGTACCAGCGCAGCACCGGCATCTGGCGTTCGGTCTGGTGCGAGGAGGTCGCCGAGCAGCACGTCGTCTCCTTCGACTCGACGTTCGAGAGCACGCGCGCCACCGTCGGCGTGCAGATCGTGCTCGCGCACCAGCCGTCGGCAGGCCAGCGCGTGCGGGTCGCGCTGCATCACGACGAGAAGCCGCTGGGGTCGGCCGTCTTCGACGCCCTCAGCACACGCGTCGGCGGTTCGATCGAGCTGCCGGTGCTGAGGAACGCGCAGGAACGGGAGCATTTCCTCTGGTCGCCCGAGCATCCGACGCTCATCGATGTGACCGTCGACGTGCTCGACGAAGAGGACGACGTCCTCGACCAGGTCGGCAGCTACGTCGGACTGCGCACCACCGAGGTCGATCGCGGCTGGTTCGTTCTGAACAGTCACCCGTACTACATCCGCTCCGTGCTTCAGCAGGGATACTGGCCCGACAGCCACCTGACGGCGCCGTCGCCGGAGGCCTACCGCACCGAGGTCGAGGCGATCAAGGCGCTGGGCTTCAATGCCGCTCGCATCCATCAGAAGGTCGAGGACCCGCGCTTCCACTTCTGGGCCGATCGCCTCGGGCTGCTGCTATGGGGCGAGACCGCCGGCGCGTACGAGTACACGCCGCGTGCCGCCGCCGCTCTGATGTCGGACTGGTCCGAGATCGTGGAGCAGTACCGCGGACACCCGAGCATCGTCACGTGGGTTCCGATCAACGAGAGCTGGGGCGTCCAGGACATGCACCGATCGCGCCAGCAGCGGGAGTTCGTGCAGGCCATCGCGTCGTTCACCCGGGCGCTCGATCCGACGCGGCCGGTCGTGTCCAACGACGGGTGGGAGCACATCGACAGCGACATCATCGCGATCCACGACTACACGACGGATCCCGAAGCGCTCGCCGCGAACTACGCCTCGCTCGACGCGGTGCGCACGCTGCTCGCGGGCCCCGGTCCGGCGAACCGCCGGCCGACGCTCGTCGAGACTCGGGCGTCGATCGACGACGGCCTCCCGCTCATGGTGACGGAGTTCGGCGGCATCTCGTATGCGGGGGAGGGGACCTGGGGCTACGCGGTCGTCAACACCGACGAGGACTATCGGCTCACGGTCGGCGGGCTGTTCGCGGCGCTGCACGCCAGCCCCGTCGTCACCGGGTTCTGCTACACGCAGCTCACCGACACCCTGCAGGAGGCAAACGGGTTGCTGCGGGCGGATCGCTCGCCCAAGCTGCCCTTCGAGGTGCTGCGCTCGCTCGTCACGGGCACTCCTGCGGGCGCGGTGTGA
- a CDS encoding short chain dehydrogenase, translating into MPQNILVIGASGLIGSAVADVLDARGHHVTRASRSTGERVDLRDEDSLVALFDRVGPLDAVVTAVGSVPFKPLSELTQDDFRAGFDDKTLGQISVAALAATRLRDGGSITVTTGILDGRPVPTGAAASVANGALNAYVRAAAPYLPRGLRINAISPNVLLEAPGYHASFPGFTPVPASDVAGAFVEVIEGEGTGAVVAV; encoded by the coding sequence GTGCCTCAGAACATCCTCGTCATCGGAGCCTCGGGACTCATCGGATCGGCCGTCGCCGACGTTCTCGACGCCCGCGGACACCACGTCACCCGCGCATCGCGCAGCACCGGCGAGCGCGTCGATCTCCGCGACGAAGACTCGCTCGTCGCACTGTTCGACCGCGTCGGGCCCCTGGATGCCGTCGTCACGGCAGTGGGCTCGGTGCCGTTCAAGCCCCTGAGCGAGCTGACACAGGACGACTTCCGTGCCGGTTTCGACGACAAGACGCTGGGCCAGATCTCCGTGGCGGCGCTCGCGGCGACGCGACTGCGCGACGGCGGCTCCATCACGGTCACGACGGGCATCCTCGACGGCCGCCCGGTACCGACGGGTGCTGCGGCCTCGGTCGCAAACGGCGCCCTGAACGCGTACGTCCGCGCCGCTGCCCCGTACCTTCCGCGCGGGTTGCGCATCAACGCGATCAGCCCGAACGTGCTGCTCGAGGCGCCCGGCTACCACGCGAGCTTCCCCGGGTTCACGCCCGTCCCGGCCTCCGACGTCGCCGGAGCGTTCGTCGAGGTGATCGAGGGCGAAGGGACCGGCGCCGTCGTCGCGGTCTGA
- the cydC gene encoding thiol reductant ABC exporter subunit CydC, producing the protein MSRAEVPNDPWVLEAERAAQAPGFQRPDLSAVPRRSLYGLGVLAAARALGLVLIAEAVARGIGALAGGGLDAGAVRLILVLGLLGALLRAGGEWATSVLARRLATGVKRDLRRRLWRRIADGDVSGGGIAVLAADGLDDLDDYFVQTVPAVISAAVVPLIVGARILGADWLSALVIVLTVPLVPLFMILIGKHTQQRTDAALSALTRLADHLAELARGLPVLVGLGRVAEQTRALDDIQTRYRTRTQETLRWAFLSALALELIATISVAIVAVFLGLRLLNGTMELEPALLALILAPECFTALREVGTAFHASQDGLSVLDRAKALLGRATGGDVREPGGDTIRIESLSVRYAGRDRPALEMIDAEMRGITAITGPSGAGKSTLLAALAGVLPSDAEVDGRVVGIAADSVAWAPQAPRAFATTPVDELALYGADRSALDEVGLAALAHASVAELSPGEQRRLAVARALARVDAGARLLVLDEPTAHLDPIAADLVRAAILRRADRCVVVLASHEPETLALATVAIPVGPTIDGAVAAAPDTEVAHHAAVHDSERPDATPAEDGTAAGEVVRIGAAEPTPGRLATAGRPDRLTLRALLRPHRWVWIASVLLAALAAGLGIALTAVSGWLIVRASIEEYIMYLLVAIVGVRAFGIGRAVGRYAERLVTHRAAFQVVDALRLRLWGAIAARGAGSRRLLEGGAPLDYLVTLADDLRDQLPRVLPPIGAGVLVMAAAIVTTGFVTPHLTVLVALMLVLAVATASLVAITSEHGAGAARVAARSEIVRGTAALTTASDDLRGNAASRAALDVLDAAAARLAESERRAAWSAGLGSAMVTAALAVLAVVIAPLSSQVPAENASVIALLALALIEPLIGLVAAAHRVPSLRALLARLGPVLQPAPAPRWGTSTPDAEVEELALDDVTIRYPGAAHPAVADVSGTARRGRWLVLGGPSGSGKSTVLSAVMGALRVERGAIVADGAPLTHLEERAWRDRVAWCPQDAYVFDSTLRGNLLLARTRADAPNEQAMRSALERAGLGGLLGGLSDGLDTRVGAGGSALSGGERQRLAVARALLTRADVLLLDEPTAHLDEPTAAAMMADVRMATADRVVLLVSHRGGDREPSDDVVTLPR; encoded by the coding sequence GTGAGTCGAGCCGAGGTCCCGAACGATCCGTGGGTGCTCGAAGCCGAGCGTGCGGCGCAGGCCCCCGGCTTCCAGCGTCCCGACCTGTCTGCGGTGCCTCGGCGGTCGCTGTACGGACTCGGCGTGCTCGCGGCGGCGCGAGCCCTCGGACTCGTGCTCATAGCCGAGGCCGTCGCGCGGGGGATCGGCGCGCTCGCCGGAGGGGGCCTCGATGCGGGCGCGGTCCGGCTGATCCTCGTCCTCGGTCTGCTCGGCGCGCTGCTGCGGGCGGGTGGCGAGTGGGCGACGTCCGTGCTCGCACGGCGCCTGGCCACCGGCGTCAAGCGTGATCTGCGACGGCGTCTGTGGCGTCGCATCGCGGACGGCGACGTCTCGGGGGGCGGGATCGCCGTTCTTGCCGCCGACGGGCTGGACGATCTGGACGACTACTTCGTGCAGACCGTGCCGGCGGTCATCTCGGCGGCGGTGGTGCCTCTGATCGTCGGCGCGCGCATCCTCGGTGCCGACTGGCTCAGCGCGCTCGTGATCGTGCTGACGGTGCCGCTCGTGCCCCTGTTCATGATCCTGATCGGCAAGCACACCCAGCAGCGCACGGATGCCGCCCTCAGCGCCCTGACGCGCCTGGCGGATCATCTCGCCGAACTCGCACGCGGACTCCCGGTGCTTGTCGGGCTGGGTCGTGTCGCCGAGCAGACCCGCGCGCTGGATGACATCCAGACGCGCTACCGCACGCGCACGCAGGAGACGCTGCGCTGGGCGTTCCTGTCGGCGCTCGCCCTGGAGCTGATCGCGACGATCTCGGTCGCGATCGTCGCCGTGTTCCTCGGGCTGCGCCTGCTGAACGGCACCATGGAGCTCGAGCCGGCGCTGCTGGCGCTCATCCTCGCGCCGGAGTGCTTCACGGCGCTGCGGGAGGTCGGCACCGCCTTCCACGCGTCCCAGGACGGTCTGTCGGTGCTCGACCGTGCGAAGGCGCTGCTCGGCCGCGCGACGGGTGGCGACGTGCGAGAGCCGGGCGGTGACACGATCCGCATCGAGTCGCTGTCGGTCCGCTACGCGGGGCGCGATCGCCCCGCCCTGGAGATGATCGACGCCGAGATGCGAGGCATCACTGCGATCACGGGCCCGAGCGGCGCGGGCAAGTCGACCCTGCTCGCCGCGCTCGCCGGTGTTCTGCCCTCGGACGCCGAGGTCGACGGCCGAGTGGTCGGGATCGCTGCGGACAGCGTTGCGTGGGCGCCGCAGGCGCCGCGCGCATTCGCCACGACGCCGGTCGACGAACTGGCGCTCTACGGCGCGGACCGCTCGGCGCTCGATGAAGTCGGGCTCGCGGCGCTCGCTCACGCGTCCGTGGCGGAGCTCAGCCCGGGAGAGCAGCGCCGCTTGGCGGTGGCCAGGGCGCTCGCGCGCGTGGATGCCGGGGCTCGGTTGCTCGTGCTGGACGAGCCGACGGCTCACCTGGACCCGATCGCGGCCGATCTCGTGCGCGCGGCGATCCTTCGACGCGCCGATCGCTGCGTGGTCGTTCTGGCCAGTCATGAACCGGAGACGCTGGCGCTGGCGACTGTCGCGATCCCGGTCGGACCGACGATCGACGGGGCGGTCGCTGCGGCTCCCGACACAGAGGTGGCGCATCATGCCGCCGTGCACGACTCGGAGCGTCCGGATGCGACCCCCGCAGAGGACGGGACCGCGGCGGGTGAGGTGGTGCGGATCGGCGCCGCGGAGCCCACCCCAGGACGCCTCGCGACCGCCGGGCGGCCGGACCGTCTCACGCTGCGCGCGCTCCTTCGGCCGCACCGGTGGGTCTGGATCGCCTCGGTCCTGCTCGCCGCGCTCGCCGCCGGTCTCGGCATCGCGCTCACGGCGGTGTCCGGCTGGCTCATCGTGCGAGCGAGCATCGAGGAGTACATCATGTACCTCCTCGTCGCCATCGTCGGCGTCCGTGCGTTCGGCATCGGCCGCGCTGTCGGCCGCTATGCCGAGCGCCTGGTGACCCACCGTGCCGCATTCCAGGTGGTCGATGCGCTGCGCCTGCGGCTGTGGGGCGCGATCGCGGCACGAGGCGCGGGGTCGCGTCGCCTGCTCGAGGGCGGCGCACCACTGGACTACCTCGTCACGCTCGCCGACGATCTGCGCGATCAGCTGCCCCGCGTGCTTCCGCCGATCGGTGCCGGCGTGCTGGTCATGGCAGCGGCGATCGTCACCACGGGGTTCGTGACGCCGCACCTGACCGTGCTCGTCGCGCTCATGCTGGTGCTCGCAGTCGCGACGGCATCTCTCGTCGCGATCACCTCCGAGCACGGCGCGGGCGCCGCGCGCGTCGCTGCTCGCTCGGAGATCGTGCGGGGAACGGCCGCGCTCACGACGGCCTCGGACGATCTGCGCGGCAACGCCGCGTCGAGGGCTGCGCTGGACGTCCTGGATGCCGCGGCCGCTCGGCTCGCGGAATCGGAGCGCCGCGCGGCGTGGTCCGCCGGGCTGGGGTCGGCGATGGTGACCGCGGCGTTGGCGGTGCTGGCCGTCGTGATCGCGCCGCTGTCGTCGCAGGTGCCGGCCGAGAACGCGTCCGTGATCGCTCTGCTCGCCCTCGCGTTGATCGAGCCGCTCATCGGTCTCGTGGCCGCGGCGCACCGTGTTCCGTCGCTGCGTGCCCTGCTGGCGCGCCTGGGCCCGGTTCTGCAGCCGGCTCCTGCACCCCGTTGGGGGACCTCGACGCCGGATGCCGAAGTCGAGGAGCTCGCCCTGGACGACGTGACGATCCGGTATCCGGGTGCTGCGCATCCGGCCGTGGCCGACGTCAGCGGCACGGCCCGCCGTGGGCGCTGGCTCGTCCTGGGCGGGCCGTCTGGCTCGGGGAAGTCGACCGTGCTGTCCGCCGTCATGGGGGCGCTGCGCGTGGAGCGGGGGGCCATCGTCGCGGACGGCGCACCCCTCACGCACCTGGAGGAGCGCGCGTGGCGCGACCGTGTGGCCTGGTGTCCGCAGGACGCGTACGTCTTCGACTCGACGCTGCGGGGGAACCTCCTGCTGGCGCGTACGCGTGCGGACGCCCCGAACGAGCAGGCCATGCGGTCCGCATTGGAGCGCGCCGGGCTGGGCGGGCTGCTGGGCGGCCTGTCGGACGGGCTCGACACTCGTGTCGGAGCCGGGGGATCGGCGCTCTCGGGAGGGGAACGTCAGCGCCTGGCGGTCGCGCGGGCGCTGTTGACGCGCGCGGACGTCCTCCTGCTCGACGAGCCGACCGCGCACCTGGACGAGCCGACCGCCGCGGCCATGATGGCGGATGTGCGTATGGCGACCGCCGATCGCGTCGTGCTGCTGGTGTCGCATCGCGGGGGAGACCGAGAACCGTCCGACGACGTGGTGACTCTCCCACGGTGA
- a CDS encoding M56 family metallopeptidase — protein sequence MSPLAAVSDEALVGALVIPHGVIVSAAIALGVVAVALAWPVPVALSRTSWPMRMPVIALLLWQAIGLAGGLSMIGALALAGYSVAPGHPWIALIPAIAFTVYLLAHLAVTVVQVTRQRHRHLALLDMLTSPHPTRARTRVIDDAVPVAYCLPNGARSVTVLSQGLLDRLDADELVAVIAHERAHVEQRHDLLLLAFRAWRSALPWFPIAARAEAEVAALVEMLADDHARREVRDEVLARAILAVGASGVPGAERVVSGSTRVSDRFRRLTPLAR from the coding sequence ATGAGCCCGCTGGCCGCTGTGAGCGACGAAGCGCTCGTCGGCGCACTGGTCATCCCGCACGGGGTGATCGTCTCCGCAGCCATCGCGCTCGGCGTCGTAGCGGTCGCTCTCGCGTGGCCCGTGCCGGTGGCGCTGTCGCGCACGTCCTGGCCCATGCGGATGCCGGTGATCGCGCTGCTGCTCTGGCAGGCGATCGGACTCGCCGGCGGGTTGTCGATGATCGGCGCACTGGCGCTGGCGGGGTACTCCGTCGCCCCGGGCCACCCCTGGATCGCCTTGATCCCCGCGATCGCCTTCACCGTGTATCTGCTGGCGCATCTCGCCGTGACGGTCGTACAGGTGACCCGGCAGCGTCACCGCCACCTCGCTCTGCTCGACATGCTCACATCGCCGCACCCGACGCGGGCGCGCACACGAGTGATCGACGACGCCGTTCCGGTGGCCTACTGCCTGCCGAACGGCGCGCGATCGGTGACGGTGCTGTCGCAGGGATTGCTGGACCGGCTGGATGCCGATGAGCTCGTCGCCGTGATCGCGCACGAGCGCGCGCACGTCGAGCAGCGCCACGATCTGCTGCTGCTGGCGTTCCGCGCCTGGCGTTCGGCGCTGCCTTGGTTCCCGATCGCCGCACGCGCGGAGGCCGAGGTCGCGGCCCTCGTCGAGATGCTCGCCGACGATCACGCCAGGCGCGAGGTACGAGACGAGGTCCTCGCGCGTGCGATCCTCGCGGTCGGCGCGAGCGGCGTCCCGGGCGCCGAGCGCGTCGTGTCGGGCTCGACGCGGGTCAGCGACCGCTTCCGCCGGCTCACTCCCCTCGCTCGTTGA
- a CDS encoding BlaI/MecI/CopY family transcriptional regulator, which produces MGTLGELERTVMDAIWDAATPVTAYDVKEQLDAEGRALAVTTLLTVLSRLEKKGFVASDRSARPHRYTAVASRADHVAELMHSVLGDAGDRTAVLERFVGGVSPEDAAVLRQLLSGAA; this is translated from the coding sequence ATGGGAACGCTCGGAGAACTCGAACGCACCGTCATGGATGCGATCTGGGATGCCGCGACCCCCGTCACGGCGTACGACGTGAAGGAACAGCTGGATGCGGAGGGGCGCGCACTCGCGGTGACGACCCTGCTCACCGTGCTCTCGCGGCTGGAGAAGAAGGGGTTCGTCGCATCGGACCGCTCCGCCAGACCGCACCGCTACACGGCCGTCGCATCTCGGGCGGATCATGTCGCCGAACTCATGCACTCGGTCCTCGGCGATGCCGGCGACCGCACCGCCGTACTCGAGCGCTTCGTGGGTGGCGTGTCCCCCGAGGATGCGGCCGTCCTGCGTCAGCTGCTCTCCGGCGCGGCCTGA
- a CDS encoding cytochrome ubiquinol oxidase subunit I — protein MDVLDIARWQFGITTVYHFLMVPLTLGLGMSVAIMQSMWVRSGDEKFLRMTKFWGKVYLINFIVGVATGLVQEFQFGMAWSEYSRFVGDVFGAPLAMEGLLAFFVESTFLGIWIFGWGRLRKGLHLAALWCAVIGSWISAYFIIVANSWMQHPVGVELGDDGRPVMTDVWAVLTNNTALAAYTHTILGALVVAGMFLIGISWYHLWRRRHDGIDTVDEKGYVVVGAADAVPGRDRKDHGVWLWSLRFGAVVAILGFAGTVATGDIQGKLMYEQQPMKMAAAEAACHTGSAFSVLSLGDPGSRDCADVITLIEIPGVLGFLGTGEWGAEMPGISDLEPEYVNQYGETIPDDELYGDRAGSEVEYVPVMWVTYWGFRLMIGLGGIVAAGAVIALWLTRKGTVMRSPWVMRLALLGIVAPFAANIAGWIFTEMGRQPFVVAPNPDATGVDGVFMFTAAAVSPGVTAGEMLFSVITLTAVYGVMLVIELFLMVKYIRGGVAASMPELAPHADAADDRPDDDKRDDVLAFAY, from the coding sequence GTGGACGTTCTCGACATCGCCCGGTGGCAATTCGGCATCACGACCGTTTACCACTTCCTCATGGTGCCGCTCACCCTCGGGCTCGGCATGTCCGTCGCCATCATGCAGTCGATGTGGGTGCGCAGCGGGGACGAGAAGTTCCTGCGGATGACGAAGTTCTGGGGCAAGGTCTACCTGATCAACTTCATCGTCGGCGTGGCCACCGGCCTCGTGCAGGAGTTCCAGTTCGGCATGGCCTGGAGCGAGTACTCCCGCTTCGTCGGCGACGTCTTCGGTGCGCCGCTGGCCATGGAGGGCCTGCTCGCCTTCTTCGTCGAATCCACCTTCCTCGGCATCTGGATCTTCGGCTGGGGCCGCTTGCGCAAGGGGCTCCACCTCGCGGCGCTGTGGTGCGCGGTGATCGGCTCGTGGATCTCGGCGTACTTCATCATCGTCGCGAACTCCTGGATGCAGCACCCCGTCGGTGTCGAGCTCGGAGACGACGGACGGCCTGTCATGACCGACGTCTGGGCGGTGCTCACCAACAACACCGCACTGGCCGCGTACACGCACACGATCCTCGGCGCACTCGTCGTGGCGGGCATGTTCCTCATCGGCATCTCCTGGTACCACCTGTGGCGCCGCCGTCACGACGGCATCGACACGGTCGACGAGAAGGGCTACGTCGTCGTCGGCGCCGCGGATGCCGTGCCAGGGCGCGATCGCAAGGACCACGGCGTGTGGCTGTGGTCACTCCGGTTCGGAGCCGTCGTCGCGATCCTCGGATTCGCCGGCACTGTCGCGACCGGCGACATCCAGGGCAAGCTCATGTACGAGCAGCAGCCCATGAAGATGGCGGCGGCGGAGGCGGCGTGCCACACCGGGTCGGCGTTCTCGGTGCTCTCGCTCGGCGACCCCGGCTCCCGCGACTGCGCGGACGTCATCACCCTCATCGAGATCCCTGGCGTACTCGGTTTCCTCGGCACGGGGGAGTGGGGCGCGGAGATGCCCGGCATCAGCGACCTCGAGCCGGAGTACGTGAACCAGTACGGCGAGACGATCCCCGATGACGAGCTCTACGGAGACCGCGCGGGCAGCGAGGTCGAGTACGTGCCGGTCATGTGGGTGACGTACTGGGGCTTCCGGCTCATGATCGGGCTGGGTGGCATCGTCGCGGCCGGCGCCGTGATCGCGCTGTGGCTGACCCGCAAGGGGACGGTGATGCGATCGCCATGGGTCATGCGCCTGGCGCTGCTCGGCATCGTCGCGCCGTTCGCGGCCAACATCGCAGGCTGGATCTTCACCGAGATGGGGCGTCAGCCGTTCGTCGTCGCGCCGAACCCGGATGCCACGGGCGTCGATGGCGTGTTCATGTTCACCGCGGCGGCCGTGTCGCCAGGCGTCACGGCGGGAGAGATGCTGTTCTCCGTCATCACCCTGACAGCGGTCTACGGAGTGATGCTCGTGATCGAGCTGTTCCTGATGGTGAAGTACATCCGCGGCGGAGTGGCGGCGTCGATGCCGGAGCTCGCGCCCCATGCGGATGCCGCTGACGATCGACCCGACGACGACAAGCGCGACGATGTGCTCGCGTTCGCGTACTGA
- the cydB gene encoding cytochrome d ubiquinol oxidase subunit II produces the protein MEPLPVVWFIAIAVLWIGYLLLEGFDLGVGMHMIFSTRSERDRRVMLNTIGPVWDGNEVWLITAGAAIFAAFPAWYASLFSTLYIPLTITLVGLIVRAVGIEYRGKIHTERWRTFWTWMIGLGSLVVAFCIGAALALTSLGLPINANGDRVGGPFVWLTVPAVLGGFAVVGFSLAHSSTFLGLKADGPVRERAGRFAAAWAPLCLVPAAVWAIWVQLAHGGNLLAWAFIALAVVGAAVGWISARRRREGWAFIGYAGFGLFGAGAVFAGMFPLVLPSTVDAAFDLTVWNASNSAYTLGVMTVVAVVALPVILAYQAWSYWIFRKRVTPGMIPDAHIVLPAVLRAS, from the coding sequence ATGGAACCCCTTCCCGTCGTCTGGTTCATCGCGATCGCCGTGCTGTGGATCGGATACCTGCTGCTCGAGGGATTCGACCTCGGCGTCGGCATGCACATGATCTTCTCCACGCGGTCGGAGCGCGACCGCCGGGTCATGCTCAACACCATCGGGCCGGTCTGGGACGGAAACGAAGTCTGGCTCATCACGGCCGGCGCGGCGATCTTCGCGGCGTTCCCCGCTTGGTACGCCTCCTTGTTCTCGACGCTGTACATCCCGCTGACCATCACACTGGTCGGTCTCATCGTGCGCGCGGTCGGCATCGAGTACCGCGGCAAGATCCACACCGAGCGGTGGCGCACGTTCTGGACGTGGATGATCGGCCTGGGGTCGCTGGTGGTGGCCTTCTGCATCGGTGCCGCACTCGCGCTGACCTCATTGGGGCTGCCGATCAACGCGAACGGTGATCGCGTGGGCGGGCCGTTCGTCTGGTTGACGGTGCCGGCAGTGCTCGGCGGATTCGCCGTGGTCGGCTTCTCGCTGGCGCATTCGTCGACGTTCCTCGGGCTCAAGGCTGACGGCCCGGTGCGAGAGCGTGCGGGTCGCTTCGCCGCCGCGTGGGCACCGCTGTGCCTGGTCCCGGCCGCGGTCTGGGCCATCTGGGTGCAGCTCGCCCACGGCGGGAATCTGCTCGCCTGGGCGTTCATCGCGCTGGCGGTCGTGGGTGCGGCGGTCGGGTGGATCTCGGCCCGGCGCCGCCGCGAGGGGTGGGCGTTCATCGGATACGCCGGCTTCGGCCTGTTCGGCGCCGGGGCGGTCTTCGCGGGCATGTTCCCGCTCGTGCTCCCCTCGACGGTGGACGCCGCGTTCGACCTCACCGTCTGGAACGCGTCGAACAGCGCCTACACGCTTGGCGTGATGACGGTGGTCGCGGTGGTGGCGCTCCCGGTGATCCTCGCCTACCAGGCGTGGAGCTACTGGATCTTCCGCAAGCGCGTGACCCCCGGCATGATCCCGGACGCGCACATCGTGCTCCCGGCCGTCCTGCGGGCGTCCTGA
- a CDS encoding AEC family transporter — MLETLTGFAVVGVAIAVGYIIGRIDLLGPHARHVLGRLTFFVLSPFLLFTVLAQADAKVLFSSLLPVSAIAALVVIAAYALVARFAWKRDIGETVIGALSAGQVNSNNIGIPLSLYLLGSAAYPAPVVLLQLLVFTPISLAILDAVTAGRSSIWRTLARTATNPIVLGSALGTLVSVLGIDLPPIVMEPALLLANACVPVLLISYGISLFGQRVLGASGRRRDVLLASTLKLFVMPVIAWVFAQFVFGLSAHEVLIVVVLAALPTAQNVFNYSQRYDIGEAISRDTVFITTIGCVPVLLIATLVLG, encoded by the coding sequence GTGCTCGAGACTCTCACCGGATTCGCCGTCGTGGGAGTCGCGATCGCCGTCGGCTACATCATCGGCCGCATCGATCTGCTCGGACCGCACGCGCGGCATGTCCTGGGGCGTCTCACCTTCTTCGTGCTGTCGCCGTTCCTGCTGTTCACCGTCCTCGCGCAGGCCGATGCCAAGGTCCTGTTCTCGTCGCTGCTGCCCGTCTCGGCGATCGCCGCGCTGGTCGTGATCGCCGCGTACGCCCTCGTCGCCCGATTCGCCTGGAAGCGCGATATCGGAGAGACCGTCATCGGGGCGCTGTCGGCCGGCCAGGTGAACTCCAACAACATCGGCATCCCGCTGTCTCTGTACCTGCTGGGAAGCGCGGCCTACCCGGCGCCCGTGGTGCTGCTGCAGCTGCTCGTGTTCACGCCGATCTCCCTGGCCATCCTCGACGCGGTGACGGCAGGGCGCAGTTCGATCTGGCGCACGCTCGCGCGCACCGCGACGAATCCGATCGTCCTCGGCTCGGCGCTCGGGACGCTCGTCTCGGTGCTCGGCATCGATCTGCCCCCGATCGTGATGGAGCCCGCCCTGCTGCTCGCGAACGCCTGCGTGCCCGTGCTGCTGATCAGCTACGGGATATCGCTGTTCGGGCAGCGCGTCCTCGGCGCGTCCGGTCGCCGCCGCGATGTGCTGCTCGCGTCCACGCTGAAGCTGTTCGTGATGCCCGTGATCGCCTGGGTCTTCGCGCAGTTCGTGTTCGGCCTGAGCGCCCACGAGGTCCTCATCGTCGTCGTCCTCGCGGCACTGCCCACCGCGCAGAACGTGTTCAACTACTCGCAGCGCTACGACATCGGCGAGGCGATCTCGCGCGACACGGTCTTCATCACCACCATCGGGTGCGTGCCCGTGCTGTTGATCGCGACGCTCGTTCTGGGCTGA